Proteins from one Staphylococcus saprophyticus subsp. saprophyticus ATCC 15305 = NCTC 7292 genomic window:
- a CDS encoding AraC family transcriptional regulator gives MYKGIIIEDNGEERIQYPDEYWRHIVLKTRLDQAFMEQIPIHWHSALQFVFVLRGKLTIRISDKNIVLNTGDGIFINSNVVHEIQGLEHISEFYCWNIEIPNISSYMEYKYLSYISQQAEMVPYIYLSHKNLSHHALLACIESVGTIYQKQEAYFQLDIMTYFYKIVKWLMQYMKQQPTELTYHFDYRVKQMMSYIHKHFQDKITLGHLSQNIYLSEAEAIRLFKKYVKQTPFEYLLRYRLEQSKSILDKDRLSTITEIAMACGFSTTSYFIKVFKARYGMTPKQYQKYHHTN, from the coding sequence ATGTATAAAGGGATAATTATTGAAGATAATGGAGAAGAGCGCATTCAATACCCTGATGAATATTGGCGACATATTGTGTTGAAAACAAGGTTAGATCAAGCGTTTATGGAACAGATACCCATACACTGGCACAGTGCATTGCAATTTGTGTTTGTATTACGTGGTAAATTGACTATTCGCATTAGTGACAAAAACATCGTGTTAAATACAGGTGATGGCATATTTATTAATTCGAATGTTGTGCACGAGATACAGGGGCTTGAACATATAAGTGAGTTTTATTGTTGGAATATTGAAATACCAAATATTTCGAGTTATATGGAGTATAAATATTTAAGTTATATATCACAACAAGCTGAAATGGTACCTTATATATATTTATCTCACAAAAATTTGAGTCATCATGCATTACTAGCATGTATTGAAAGCGTTGGTACAATATATCAGAAACAAGAGGCATATTTTCAGCTGGATATCATGACCTATTTTTATAAGATAGTGAAATGGCTCATGCAATATATGAAACAACAACCTACGGAATTAACATACCATTTTGATTATAGAGTAAAGCAAATGATGTCTTATATACATAAACATTTTCAAGATAAAATCACTCTAGGACATCTGAGTCAAAATATTTATTTAAGCGAAGCTGAAGCGATAAGATTATTTAAAAAATATGTAAAACAAACGCCATTTGAATATCTGTTGAGATACAGACTAGAACAAAGTAAATCTATCCTCGATAAAGATAGGTTATCTACTATTACAGAAATAGCTATGGCTTGTGGATTCTCAACTACGAGTTATTTTATAAAAGTATTTAAAGCACGCTACGGTATGACGCCAAAGCAATACCAAAAATATCATCATACAAATTAA
- a CDS encoding alpha/beta hydrolase fold domain-containing protein → MIRKIATIVGIGVATSYVYAKVKEKRSYKSFLEEIIIRATKMKSSFLNVENAQQALEKVKDETKALYEGTDYYFNHNVQTTTVQESTVYIVNDNKDRQQPVVLYIHGGAWFQNPLKYHFDFIDSLAGELGAKVIMPIYPKVPHATYKETFTLLETLYTQLLKQVENPHQLTIMGDSAGGQIALSFAQYIKTLNLAQPSNIVLISPVLDATFSNPEAKIYEKIDPMLAIDGSKYFIKLWANGLDLTDWRVSPIFGDIEGLGHITISIGTKETLYPDAVKLSNMLNARNIQHDFMPGYNLFHIHPIFPIPEKEQFIAKINKIIKQN, encoded by the coding sequence GTGATTAGAAAAATAGCCACTATTGTTGGTATAGGTGTTGCCACATCATACGTATATGCAAAAGTTAAAGAAAAACGTAGCTACAAAAGTTTTTTAGAAGAAATCATTATTAGAGCAACAAAAATGAAAAGTTCATTTTTAAATGTGGAAAATGCGCAACAAGCTTTAGAGAAGGTTAAAGATGAAACGAAAGCATTATATGAAGGTACGGATTATTATTTCAACCACAATGTCCAAACGACTACAGTTCAAGAGTCTACAGTATATATTGTGAATGACAACAAAGATAGACAACAACCAGTTGTCTTGTATATTCATGGTGGTGCTTGGTTCCAAAATCCATTAAAATATCACTTTGATTTTATAGATTCACTGGCTGGCGAACTAGGTGCTAAAGTAATCATGCCTATATATCCTAAAGTACCACATGCAACCTATAAAGAGACGTTCACTCTGTTGGAAACATTATATACACAATTACTGAAACAAGTCGAAAATCCTCATCAACTCACAATAATGGGTGACTCTGCAGGAGGCCAAATAGCCTTATCATTTGCACAATATATTAAAACGTTAAACTTAGCACAACCAAGTAACATCGTTTTAATATCTCCAGTGCTTGACGCAACATTTTCAAATCCGGAAGCAAAAATTTATGAAAAAATAGACCCAATGCTTGCAATCGACGGAAGTAAATATTTTATAAAATTATGGGCGAATGGCCTTGATCTGACAGACTGGCGCGTATCTCCTATATTTGGTGATATTGAAGGGCTGGGTCATATAACAATTTCAATAGGGACGAAAGAAACGTTATATCCAGACGCAGTGAAATTATCAAATATGTTGAATGCTCGAAATATTCAACATGATTTTATGCCAGGATATAATTTATTTCATATACATCCTATTTTCCCAATACCAGAAAAAGAACAATTTATCGCTAAGATCAACAAAATTATTAAACAAAATTAA
- a CDS encoding gamma-glutamyltransferase yields the protein MSIYNKKSLIVILLLTIIISFIFFMITKKDNYDKDDLYENKIADHNQDKSDKNYGVASNNPIATRVGEKILKDGGNAVDASMGVSYALAITEPHSSGLGGGGAMLSYDGQENVAPKQWQYKDISSFNFKQKDEIGTPGFVRGIHDAHKEAGKMDEKKILNYVIPLAEDGFEVDSELERSLKLYGSDIDRNSPFFDGKQTKREGDVVKQPALASTIKGIRDKGPDYFYDKIGKSVSKQVDDEINEKDFESYKTEKKEPVGTDYLNNKVYSASNPLGGTLMLQGLEIDEATDNQAAPDNRLDYITGILKSRALMYRNRDIINGQDEDYDEYLSQDYLLGRLNEVNFNSNFNTNNVDNTSTTHFVVIDKDGKLTSTTNTLASFFGSGKFMKEGFYMNNSLSNFSSNPASPNYGGKHKEPRSFTAPSIVVGPDYYMGIGTPGGNKIPTTLNEVLVDYLRGDGTLQESIDKPRFYNDGGKIFYENATSKQDVDIFKSLGFEIEEKRNDPNFGSVQAALYNKNDKTVEIGQDVGNR from the coding sequence ATGAGTATTTACAATAAGAAATCGCTCATCGTAATATTACTCCTAACAATCATTATTTCGTTTATCTTTTTTATGATTACAAAAAAAGATAATTACGATAAAGATGATTTATATGAGAATAAAATAGCTGATCATAACCAAGATAAGTCAGATAAAAATTACGGTGTCGCTTCAAATAATCCAATTGCTACGCGCGTTGGTGAAAAAATATTAAAAGATGGTGGTAACGCCGTAGATGCATCCATGGGTGTTTCTTATGCTTTAGCTATAACAGAACCGCATTCATCCGGTTTAGGTGGTGGCGGTGCCATGTTATCTTATGATGGTCAAGAGAACGTTGCACCAAAACAATGGCAATATAAAGATATTTCGTCATTTAACTTTAAACAAAAAGATGAAATCGGTACACCTGGTTTTGTTCGAGGCATACATGATGCACATAAAGAAGCAGGGAAAATGGATGAAAAGAAAATCCTGAATTACGTTATTCCTTTAGCTGAAGATGGTTTTGAAGTAGATTCAGAACTCGAGCGAAGTCTAAAATTATACGGTTCAGACATCGATAGAAATTCACCGTTTTTTGATGGAAAACAAACGAAAAGAGAAGGCGATGTTGTTAAACAACCAGCTCTAGCTTCTACTATCAAAGGGATTAGAGACAAAGGACCAGATTATTTCTATGATAAAATTGGTAAAAGTGTTTCTAAACAAGTAGATGATGAAATTAATGAGAAAGATTTTGAAAGTTATAAAACAGAGAAGAAAGAACCTGTAGGTACAGATTATTTGAATAATAAAGTTTACTCTGCGTCTAACCCACTTGGTGGTACATTAATGCTTCAAGGATTGGAAATAGATGAAGCTACTGATAACCAAGCAGCACCAGATAATCGTCTAGATTACATAACAGGTATCTTAAAATCTAGAGCATTGATGTATAGAAATAGAGATATTATCAATGGACAAGATGAAGATTATGATGAATATTTATCACAAGATTATTTACTCGGTAGACTAAACGAGGTTAACTTTAATAGTAACTTTAATACGAATAATGTTGATAATACGAGCACAACGCATTTTGTTGTCATAGATAAAGATGGAAAATTAACAAGTACTACCAATACACTCGCGAGTTTCTTTGGATCTGGTAAATTCATGAAAGAGGGATTCTATATGAATAACTCTTTAAGTAACTTCTCATCGAATCCAGCCAGTCCTAACTATGGTGGTAAACACAAAGAACCGAGATCATTTACTGCACCAAGTATTGTTGTAGGCCCTGATTATTATATGGGTATAGGAACACCGGGTGGTAATAAAATACCAACAACACTGAATGAAGTACTGGTAGATTATTTAAGAGGCGATGGCACGCTACAAGAGTCTATAGATAAACCGCGTTTTTACAACGATGGTGGAAAAATATTCTATGAAAATGCAACTAGTAAACAAGATGTAGATATATTCAAAAGTTTAGGATTCGAAATTGAAGAAAAACGCAATGATCCAAACTTTGGTAGTGTCCAAGCTGCACTTTACAATAAAAATGATAAAACAGTAGAAATAGGACAAGATGTTGGTAATAGATAA
- a CDS encoding ArgE/DapE family deacylase: MSKFTEAEKVQILEDLVAIKSVNDNEMEVCMYLKDLLSQHNIDAKIVKINDTRANLVAEIGESGPVLGISGHMDVVSEGDIKKWTYDPFKLTEVDGKLHGRGAADMKSGLAALVLSLIDIHDQGLLEYGRIRLLATAGEEIVGEGAKAFQEQGYMTDVEALVIAESSQDRIIYAHKGSMDIRVISRGKASHSSMPQLGFNAISPLVKFVYKADEGFKSFNKRNDLLGDVLMNATIFNGGNQVNSIPEHAESEFNIRTIPEHDNDQFITYFNEILKQVETDKTDIEIDTYMSRPPVYTTGENKLASLAHDLGEKYLNSDLPLEASPGVTDASDLLVDKDEDFSFIMYGPGLIHQAHQVDEYVEKDVYLTFIDLYTEFFPTYLKSMK; encoded by the coding sequence ATGAGTAAATTTACAGAAGCTGAAAAAGTTCAAATTCTAGAAGATTTAGTTGCGATTAAATCAGTTAATGACAATGAAATGGAAGTTTGTATGTATTTAAAAGACTTACTATCGCAACACAATATTGATGCTAAGATTGTTAAAATCAATGACACGCGTGCCAATCTAGTTGCTGAAATTGGTGAATCAGGACCAGTCTTAGGTATTTCAGGACATATGGATGTTGTCTCAGAAGGCGATATTAAAAAATGGACATATGATCCATTCAAATTAACTGAAGTTGACGGCAAATTACACGGTCGTGGTGCTGCAGATATGAAATCAGGTTTAGCCGCTTTAGTATTGAGCCTTATTGATATTCATGATCAAGGTTTATTAGAATATGGTAGAATCCGTTTACTCGCCACTGCAGGTGAAGAGATTGTTGGCGAAGGGGCTAAAGCTTTCCAAGAACAAGGTTACATGACAGATGTAGAAGCACTTGTCATTGCTGAATCTTCACAAGACCGCATCATCTATGCACATAAGGGTTCGATGGATATCCGTGTTATTTCCAGAGGTAAAGCATCACATAGTTCAATGCCACAACTTGGTTTCAATGCCATTTCACCACTCGTAAAATTTGTTTACAAAGCGGATGAAGGCTTTAAAAGTTTCAATAAACGTAACGATTTATTAGGTGATGTACTAATGAACGCGACTATTTTCAATGGTGGTAATCAAGTGAATTCAATTCCAGAGCATGCCGAATCTGAATTCAATATACGTACGATTCCAGAACATGATAATGACCAATTCATCACTTATTTTAATGAAATTTTGAAGCAGGTTGAAACCGATAAAACAGATATAGAAATTGACACTTATATGTCTAGACCTCCTGTATATACGACAGGTGAAAATAAATTAGCTTCATTAGCGCATGATTTGGGTGAAAAATATTTAAATTCCGATTTACCTCTTGAAGCATCACCTGGTGTAACCGATGCATCCGATTTATTAGTCGATAAAGATGAAGACTTTTCATTCATTATGTATGGACCTGGATTAATACATCAAGCACACCAAGTTGATGAATATGTTGAAAAAGATGTTTATCTTACATTTATAGATTTATATACAGAATTTTTCCCTACTTATTTAAAAAGCATGAAATAA
- the pgsB gene encoding poly-gamma-glutamate synthase PgsB → MLLIIICVGLILWLGIVEKRQHSDRLEKIPIRININGIRGKSTITRLIYSILREDQYRVIGKTTGTDARMMYWFTPREYPVYRKPQGANIGEQRDIIKKVVKQKANALVNECMAVNPDYQITFQKELVKANIGVIVNVMEDHMDVLGPTLDEVAEAFTATIPYKGHLIVMKDDYTDFFAKVAKRRKTKLIVVNKEEVPESFLRKFGYIVFPDNVAIAMGVAEALGIDRDIALQGMLNAPPDVGAVEVKYYNANNSTNVYVNAFAANEPQSTKAILNKVETYNYPYNKIVLILNCRSDRIDRTRQFCEDFITDVEFDTLICTGKSTQMVTDVMKGLPEKKYLNFEGKDIKEVERAVYNESQNALMFCVGNIHGPGKQIAEYIEGIK, encoded by the coding sequence TTGCTACTAATCATTATTTGTGTAGGTTTGATTCTATGGTTAGGAATTGTTGAGAAAAGACAGCATTCTGATAGATTAGAAAAAATTCCTATACGCATCAATATAAATGGTATTAGAGGTAAATCAACAATTACAAGATTGATTTATAGTATTTTACGCGAAGATCAATATCGTGTAATAGGCAAGACAACAGGTACAGACGCTCGTATGATGTATTGGTTTACACCGAGAGAGTATCCAGTTTATAGAAAGCCTCAAGGCGCTAATATTGGTGAACAACGCGACATTATAAAGAAGGTTGTTAAACAAAAGGCGAACGCGCTTGTAAATGAGTGTATGGCAGTGAATCCTGATTATCAGATAACCTTTCAAAAAGAATTGGTTAAAGCTAATATTGGCGTTATCGTTAATGTCATGGAAGATCACATGGATGTCTTAGGACCTACTTTAGACGAGGTAGCTGAAGCATTTACAGCGACAATTCCTTACAAAGGTCATCTTATCGTAATGAAGGATGATTACACCGACTTTTTTGCTAAAGTAGCCAAAAGACGTAAGACTAAATTAATTGTCGTTAATAAAGAAGAAGTGCCTGAATCATTCTTAAGGAAATTTGGGTATATTGTGTTTCCAGATAATGTTGCAATTGCAATGGGTGTGGCTGAAGCACTTGGCATCGACAGAGATATTGCGTTACAAGGCATGTTAAATGCACCACCAGATGTCGGCGCAGTGGAAGTGAAATACTATAATGCGAATAATTCAACAAATGTTTATGTAAATGCATTTGCTGCCAATGAACCGCAGTCTACAAAAGCAATTTTAAACAAGGTTGAAACGTATAATTACCCTTACAATAAAATTGTTCTTATATTAAATTGTCGTTCAGACAGAATTGATAGAACGAGACAGTTCTGTGAAGACTTTATTACGGATGTTGAATTCGATACATTGATATGTACAGGAAAGAGTACACAGATGGTAACGGACGTAATGAAAGGATTGCCCGAGAAGAAATATTTAAACTTTGAAGGTAAAGACATAAAAGAGGTTGAACGCGCAGTTTATAATGAATCTCAAAATGCCTTGATGTTCTGTGTAGGGAATATTCACGGACCAGGTAAACAAATAGCAGAGTATATAGAAGGGATCAAATAA
- a CDS encoding GNAT family N-acetyltransferase → MRIERICPNEAEALYNCMKKIDQETQYMLYLPDERSFDKDRLSEDIKRNFYIGVKTDDNQILGYLSVHISMLAKVRHIGYIVTGLINDLHQQGLATQMFNETIKWAQRKGLRRLELTVITSNKPAVNFYEKLDFKIEGIKHESVFMEEHYFDELYMAMMLNQD, encoded by the coding sequence ATGCGTATCGAAAGAATCTGTCCAAATGAAGCAGAAGCACTTTATAATTGTATGAAAAAGATAGATCAAGAAACGCAATATATGCTTTATTTGCCTGATGAAAGAAGTTTTGATAAAGATAGACTGAGTGAAGATATAAAAAGGAATTTTTACATAGGTGTTAAAACGGACGATAATCAAATATTAGGTTATTTATCTGTCCATATCAGTATGTTAGCTAAAGTTAGACATATTGGATATATTGTGACTGGCTTAATCAATGACTTACATCAACAAGGCTTAGCGACGCAAATGTTTAATGAAACAATCAAATGGGCACAACGCAAAGGATTAAGAAGGTTAGAATTAACGGTGATTACTTCGAATAAACCAGCAGTTAACTTTTATGAAAAGTTAGATTTTAAAATTGAGGGAATTAAGCATGAATCTGTTTTTATGGAAGAACATTATTTTGATGAATTATATATGGCAATGATGCTAAACCAAGATTAA
- a CDS encoding aspartate aminotransferase family protein, translating into MNKSEQLINEDSQYFAKPGRIKYYPLAISHGYGATLVDVEGNTYIDLLSSASSQNVGHAPEQVTEAIKAQVDQFIHYTPAYMYHEPLVKLAKKLCEISPGQYEKRVLFGLSGSDANDGIIKLARAYTGRPYIISFVNAYHGSTYGSLSMSAISLNMRKYYGPMLPGFYHIPFPDNYRGMFGSNQPNTVSEYLAPLKEMFEKYVPAEEVACIMIETIQGDGGLLEPVDGYFEALQDLCKEHGILLAVDDIQQGLGRTGSWSSVSHYNIEPDLITFGKSLAGGLPMSAIVGRSEIMDYLEAPAHLFTTGANPVSCEAALATIAMIEDQNLLQASTDKGNYVRKRIDAWTEQFNTVGNVRGKGLSIGIDIVSDKINKTRASEAALKICNRCFDNGVVIIAVAGNVLRFQPPLVITYEQLDTALNVLEAAISDFESGKLDNYDTAGQGW; encoded by the coding sequence ATGAACAAATCAGAGCAACTTATAAATGAGGACAGTCAATACTTCGCAAAACCAGGACGCATCAAATATTATCCTTTAGCAATTTCTCATGGATATGGTGCGACACTTGTTGATGTTGAGGGCAATACATATATTGATTTATTATCAAGTGCAAGTTCACAGAATGTTGGACATGCACCTGAACAAGTCACTGAAGCAATTAAGGCACAAGTAGACCAGTTCATTCACTATACCCCTGCTTACATGTATCATGAACCCTTAGTTAAATTAGCAAAAAAATTATGTGAAATTTCACCCGGCCAATATGAAAAACGTGTCTTATTTGGACTATCTGGATCAGATGCCAATGATGGTATTATCAAATTAGCACGTGCTTACACCGGCAGACCTTATATCATCAGCTTTGTAAATGCATACCATGGTTCAACCTATGGTTCACTTTCAATGTCTGCTATTAGCTTAAATATGCGTAAATATTATGGTCCAATGTTGCCTGGTTTTTATCATATTCCTTTTCCAGACAATTATCGTGGAATGTTTGGCAGCAACCAGCCCAATACCGTTTCCGAATATCTAGCACCACTTAAAGAAATGTTTGAAAAATATGTACCTGCAGAAGAAGTGGCCTGCATCATGATTGAAACAATACAAGGCGATGGTGGTTTGCTCGAACCAGTAGATGGCTATTTCGAAGCCTTACAAGACTTATGTAAAGAACACGGTATCTTACTTGCTGTTGACGATATTCAACAAGGATTAGGACGCACAGGTAGCTGGAGTTCTGTCTCACATTACAATATTGAACCTGATTTGATTACATTCGGTAAATCATTGGCAGGCGGTTTACCAATGTCTGCAATCGTAGGGCGTTCAGAAATCATGGATTATTTAGAAGCACCTGCACATCTCTTTACCACGGGGGCTAATCCAGTGAGTTGTGAAGCAGCATTAGCAACCATCGCCATGATTGAAGACCAGAATTTATTACAAGCAAGTACAGATAAAGGTAATTATGTGCGCAAACGTATTGATGCTTGGACAGAACAATTCAATACTGTGGGTAACGTTAGAGGAAAAGGATTATCCATTGGTATTGATATCGTTTCTGATAAAATTAATAAAACACGCGCATCAGAAGCAGCATTAAAAATTTGTAACCGTTGCTTTGATAATGGTGTTGTCATTATTGCAGTAGCAGGCAATGTACTACGCTTTCAACCACCACTTGTCATTACCTATGAGCAACTGGACACTGCGCTTAACGTTTTGGAAGCAGCGATATCAGATTTTGAATCGGGTAAACTAGATAACTACGACACTGCAGGTCAGGGTTGGTAA
- a CDS encoding CapA family protein has product MKNSKKFSMEERILKWTKRHKKRNSIYTGIIFVVALILLVFAMTSQKIEPVKAIGKAPNEISMTYLGNIELNNHIRKNNLNDAFASIKEILKGSDYSTASLEMTKFSDDRKTNISKNLENVLFLKGLNLKSLNVINQVTDNITARDFMKSVEAQTGYNYLTGNGSNPINSKTVQQTIKGKKIANVSFTDVESNYTDTLKNTTSVSLEPSIYMPLIKKLKENNDYVVVNVDWGITDERSVTTRQREYAHSLSEAGADVIIGHNSVVQEIEKYKNTDIFYSLGNTTSEDFLSKNKQGLAVQQTWNGKQSKFMITPIKSQGGKVTKSSPNVVEERKLLNNIESKNLDLKKENGGYVYEH; this is encoded by the coding sequence ATGAAGAATTCTAAAAAATTTTCAATGGAAGAACGCATACTAAAGTGGACGAAGCGGCATAAAAAAAGGAATTCAATATACACCGGTATTATCTTCGTTGTAGCATTGATACTTTTAGTATTTGCCATGACTTCACAAAAAATAGAACCAGTAAAAGCAATAGGAAAAGCACCAAATGAGATAAGTATGACATATCTAGGAAACATTGAATTAAATAATCATATCAGAAAGAACAATCTTAATGATGCTTTTGCATCCATTAAAGAGATCTTAAAGGGAAGTGATTATTCTACTGCGAGTTTAGAAATGACGAAGTTCTCAGATGACAGGAAAACGAATATATCCAAAAACTTGGAAAATGTATTGTTCTTAAAGGGACTCAATTTAAAAAGTTTGAATGTAATCAATCAAGTTACCGATAATATTACGGCACGTGATTTTATGAAATCAGTAGAAGCTCAAACTGGATATAATTATCTTACTGGAAATGGTTCAAATCCGATAAATAGTAAGACTGTACAACAAACTATAAAGGGTAAAAAAATTGCCAATGTTTCATTTACAGATGTTGAGTCGAATTACACGGATACATTGAAAAATACAACATCAGTTAGTTTAGAACCCAGTATTTATATGCCATTAATTAAAAAATTAAAAGAGAATAACGATTATGTCGTTGTGAATGTTGATTGGGGGATTACCGATGAACGTTCAGTGACGACTAGACAACGAGAGTATGCACATTCATTATCTGAAGCTGGTGCTGATGTGATTATCGGCCATAATTCGGTTGTTCAAGAAATTGAAAAATATAAAAATACAGATATTTTTTACAGCTTAGGCAATACGACATCCGAAGATTTCTTATCAAAAAATAAACAAGGTCTAGCAGTTCAGCAAACTTGGAATGGTAAACAATCTAAATTTATGATTACACCAATTAAATCTCAAGGTGGTAAAGTAACGAAGTCATCACCAAATGTAGTAGAAGAGAGAAAGTTATTGAACAATATAGAAAGTAAAAACTTAGATCTTAAAAAAGAGAATGGAGGCTACGTTTATGAACATTAA
- the pgsC gene encoding poly-gamma-glutamate biosynthesis protein PgsC translates to MIGSELYFSLFVGIVLSLIFAEKFGISPAGLVVPGYLALIFDQPIMLLSVLIISCITYFIVNHGISRIVILYGRRKFAAMILTGMVLKFVFDLIYPLSPFQMVEMSGIGVVIPGIIANTIQKQGVIITLSTCMLLTCITYVILFFYSFIN, encoded by the coding sequence ATGATAGGTTCAGAGTTATATTTTTCATTATTTGTAGGCATCGTATTAAGTTTAATATTTGCCGAAAAATTTGGTATCAGTCCTGCTGGTTTAGTAGTACCAGGATATTTAGCATTAATATTTGATCAGCCGATCATGTTATTATCCGTACTGATTATTAGTTGTATTACATACTTCATCGTTAACCATGGTATTAGTCGTATCGTTATATTATATGGACGTAGAAAATTTGCGGCGATGATACTAACCGGTATGGTGTTGAAATTTGTTTTTGATTTAATTTATCCGTTAAGTCCATTTCAAATGGTAGAGATGTCAGGCATTGGCGTTGTAATACCGGGCATCATAGCTAATACGATTCAAAAACAAGGTGTCATAATTACTTTGTCAACTTGTATGTTACTCACATGTATTACATATGTCATCTTATTCTTTTACAGCTTTATCAACTAG
- a CDS encoding D-ribitol-5-phosphate cytidylyltransferase: MIYAGILAGGIGSRMGNVPLPKQFLDLDGKPILVHTVEKFLLTSEFDKIFIATPQKWISHTKDTLRKHHITDDRIEVVQGGSDRNETIMNIISAAEKENGISDDDVIITHDAVRPFLTRRIIKENIESVLKYGAVDTVITATDTIITSADGDSIQSIPVRSEMYQGQTPQSFNVNLLRNSYNDLSDEDKQIMTDACKILVVAGKQVKLVMGELYNIKITTPYDLKVANSIIKGGMLSD, encoded by the coding sequence ATGATTTATGCAGGTATATTAGCGGGTGGCATTGGCTCAAGAATGGGCAACGTACCACTACCAAAACAATTTTTAGATTTAGATGGAAAACCTATCTTAGTACATACGGTTGAGAAGTTTTTATTAACAAGTGAATTCGATAAGATATTTATCGCGACACCTCAAAAATGGATTTCTCACACAAAGGATACATTACGTAAGCATCACATTACAGATGACAGAATTGAAGTTGTTCAAGGTGGTTCTGATCGTAATGAAACAATTATGAATATTATTAGTGCAGCAGAAAAAGAAAATGGTATTTCTGATGATGATGTTATTATAACGCATGATGCGGTACGACCATTTTTAACACGCAGAATAATTAAAGAAAATATTGAAAGTGTCCTAAAATATGGTGCAGTAGATACTGTTATTACAGCAACTGATACGATTATCACATCGGCAGATGGTGATTCAATTCAATCGATACCGGTGAGAAGTGAGATGTATCAAGGACAAACGCCGCAATCTTTCAATGTAAATCTATTGAGAAATAGCTACAATGATTTATCTGATGAAGATAAACAAATCATGACAGATGCATGTAAGATTTTAGTTGTAGCAGGTAAACAAGTGAAATTGGTAATGGGAGAATTATATAACATTAAAATAACGACACCTTATGATCTTAAAGTGGCAAACTCAATCATAAAAGGTGGGATGTTGAGTGATTAA
- a CDS encoding acyl-CoA thioesterase — protein MMTERKLVAERNFEVNGYDIDAMGIVSNIVYIRWFEDLRTDFINQYMPYSDMMNQQISPILMNTEAEYKTPITIHDKPVGRCYLVKASKLRWEFEFEIESEDAVHCIGKQSGTFFDLQKKKVTRLPEVFQTILS, from the coding sequence ATTATGACTGAAAGAAAATTAGTGGCTGAAAGAAACTTTGAAGTAAATGGATATGATATTGATGCGATGGGCATAGTAAGTAATATTGTATATATAAGATGGTTTGAAGATTTACGAACTGACTTTATTAATCAATATATGCCATATTCTGATATGATGAATCAACAAATATCGCCTATTCTAATGAATACAGAAGCAGAATACAAAACACCCATTACCATACATGATAAACCCGTAGGACGTTGTTATTTAGTAAAAGCAAGTAAACTACGTTGGGAATTTGAGTTTGAAATTGAATCAGAGGATGCAGTGCATTGTATAGGCAAACAAAGTGGGACATTTTTTGATTTACAAAAGAAAAAAGTAACGAGATTGCCGGAAGTATTTCAAACGATTTTAAGCTAA
- a CDS encoding thioredoxin family protein yields MPKTLTSIEAFHEFIAEHRLVVIHIMRDHCSVCHAVLPQIAGIVNEFPDVPLGVINQSELEEIAGELSIFTVPVDLIYFNGKEMHRQGRFIDMQQFEHQLTLMYKSMV; encoded by the coding sequence ATGCCAAAAACATTAACATCGATAGAAGCGTTTCATGAATTTATTGCAGAGCATAGGCTTGTAGTCATTCATATCATGAGAGATCATTGTAGCGTATGTCATGCTGTATTACCTCAAATTGCGGGTATAGTGAATGAGTTTCCTGATGTTCCATTAGGTGTGATTAATCAAAGTGAATTAGAGGAGATTGCAGGAGAATTATCTATCTTTACTGTGCCTGTAGATTTAATTTACTTTAATGGTAAAGAAATGCATCGTCAAGGTCGATTTATTGATATGCAACAATTTGAACATCAACTGACTTTGATGTATAAAAGCATGGTATAA